One Solanum pennellii chromosome 10, SPENNV200 genomic region harbors:
- the LOC107031905 gene encoding 40S ribosomal protein S13 → MGRMHSRGKGISASALPYKRTPPSWLKISAPDVEDNICKFAKKGLTPSQIGVILRDSHGIAQVKSVTGSKILRILKAHGLAPEIPEDLYHLIKKAVAIRKHLERNRKDKDSKFRLILVESRIHRLARYYKKTKKLPPVWKYESTTASTLVA, encoded by the exons ATGGGTCGTATGCACAGTCGAGG TAAGGGTATTTCTGCTTCAGCACTCCCATACAAGAGGACTCCACCAAGTTGGCTCAAAATATCTGCACCAGAT GTTGAAGATAACATCTGCAAGTTTGCCAAAAAAGGTTTAACACCCTCTCAAATTGGTGTTATTCTTCGTGATTCCCATGGCATTGCTCAGGTGAAGAGTGTAACTGGTAGCAAGATTCTCAGAATTTTGAAGGCTCATG GACTTGCTCCTGAGATTCCCGAGGatctctaccaccttatcaaaAAAGCAGTTGCAATCCGGAAGCATCTTGAGAGAAACAGGAAAGACAAGGATTCCAAGTTTAGGTTGATTCTTGTTGAGAGCAGGATTCACCGACTTGCTCGCTactacaagaaaacaaaaaagctTCCACCAGTCTGGAAGTA TGAATCTACCACTGCCAGTACTCTTGTGGCATAA
- the LOC107031906 gene encoding UDP-glucuronate 4-epimerase 3-like has translation MSSMKHVDNIPSTPGKFKEKSNYNRLRLHFSVVKLTFWSFVFLGLIFICFFKSTSSSSSPVSSDLSRRSLRTSSYDGPAWEKRIKASAKIRSTNGISVLVTGAAGFVGTHVSSALKRRGDGVVGLDNFNDYYDPSLKRARQTLLESAGVYIVEGDINDVALLKKLFDIVQFSHVMHLAAQAGVRYAMENPSSYVHSNIAGLVNLLEFCKNANPQPAIVWASSSSVYGLNTKVPFSESDRTDQPASLYAATKKAGEEIAHTYNHIYGLSLTGLRFFTVYGPWGRPDMAYFFFTRDILKGKSISIFEGANHGTVARDFTYIDDIVKGCLGALDTAEKSTGSGGKKKGPAQLRVFNLGNTSPVPVSDLVTILERLLKVKAKRAVMKLPRNGDVQFTHANISLAQRELGYKPTTDLQTGLKKFVRWYLSYYGEGKKSAQ, from the coding sequence ATGTCCTCAATGAAGCACGTTGACAATATTCCATCAACCCCAGGAAAGTTCAAGGAAAAATCCAATTACAATAGGCTTAGGCTTCATTTTTCTGTAGTCAAGCTTACATTTTGGTCATTTGTGTTCTTGGGTTTGatctttatatgtttttttaaatcaacatcttcatcttcatcccCTGTATCTTCAGATCTCTCAAGAAGATCTCTTAGAACAAGTTCTTATGATGGTCCAGCTTGGGAGAAAAGGATTAAAGCCTCAGCAAAAATCAGGTCAACAAATGGTATTTCTGTTTTGGTTACTGGTGCTGCTGGCTTTGTAGGTACACATGTTTCATCTGCGTTGAAACGACGCGGTGATGGCGTTGTGGGGTTAGACAATTTCAATGATTATTATGATCCATCATTGAAAAGAGCCCGGCAAACTCTGTTAGAGAGTGCCGGGGTCTACATTGTAGAGGGTGACATCAATGATGTCGCCCTCTTAAAGAAATTATTCGATATTGTGCAATTTAGTCATGTTATGCATTTGGCTGCACAAGCTGGTGTTAGATATGCTATGGAAAATCCTAGCTCATATGTGCATAGTAACATTGCTGGTTTAGTTAATCTTCTTGAATTTTGCAAAAATGCTAATCCTCAACCTGCTATTGTATGGGCATCATCAAGTTCTGTTTATGGATTGAATACAAAGGTTCCGTTTTCGGAGTCTGATAGAACAGATCAACCAGCTAGTCTATATGCTGCAACTAAGAAAGCGGGCGAAGAAATTGCTcatacatataatcatatatatggTCTTTCACTTACTGGATTGCGATTTTTCACTGTTTATGGACCATGGGGCAGGCCAGATATGGCGTATTTCTTTTTCACTAGGGATATTTTGAAGGGGAAGTCTATATCGATCTTTGAGGGAGCTAATCATGGGACTGTTGCTAGGGACTTTACCTACATTGATGACATAGTAAAGGGTTGTTTGGGAGCGTTGGACACGGCTGAGAAGAGCACAGGAAGTGGTGGGAAAAAGAAAGGTCCTGCTCAATTGCGCGTGTTCAATTTAGGAAACACTTCTCCTGTGCCTGTTTCGGATCTTGTTACCATTTTGGAAAGGTTACTAAAGGTGAAAGCTAAACGAGCTGTGATGAAGTTGCCAAGGAACGGTGATGTTCAGTTTACTCATGCTAATATAAGCTTAGCACAAAGGGAACTTGGATATAAGCCTACAACAGATTTGCAGACAGGGCTTAAGAAATTCGTTCGATGGTACCTTAGCTACTATGGTGAGGGAAAGAAAAGCGCGCAGTGA